AGGACCGTTTGGAAAAACAGGCCAATCAACTACCCTGAAGCCCAGTGACCATCGCCTGAACTTTACCCCATACCCTCAAAAGGGTTCCCCATGGATTATTAAATCCGCTTCGCACAATCTGCCCTTGCCCTGTGTGGATAAGGCCACTATTTGTTTCATGAATGCATGGAATGGATGTGATGTATCAAAAGTATTTTATAACATATCCATCTGTTTTATAGAGTTTTATACCACTTTACTTAAATTGATACATAGCCTATTGTTGTCTTTTTCCAGTATGGGATTCCCAGCATTGGTGGCTTTCCTAAGTATTCTCCGTTACCAAATAACAAGATAAGACAACAAAGGCCAAAGGGATGGGGAGACTTCATTTCAGGGTCAAAAGTTTTAGACCTACAAATAAGGCATTTTGACAACAAAAAACCGCCAGTAGGTAACAATTAGTTGGATACACTACGTGAAATGAAGAGTTTTAAAATTATAATAACCAGATTGTTAGACTTTTCTGACAATTGGAATAATTTGAACTACTTTGGACACTAGGGAACTACTCACACAATTGGAAAAGTTGGAATATGGATTGGATAGCTTTTCTTTTACGGAACTAAAAAGTTCTGAAGCCTCAAGACTTAAAAAATCCTTTGAATCCTTCAAAATTGGTTTGGAGGAAAAAGTATTTGGAATGCCCGCGGGACTGGTGGAATCGGAAAAAACCACTGGGGGTTACGACCAGGTTGCTACCGAAAGCAGATTGATTGCCAATGTAAGCCATGAGATCAGAACACCACTCAATGGAATTATTGGGTTTTTGGACCTACTGAAGGAAACCCCATTATCCCATCACCAAAATGAACTTGTAAATGCCATGGATGGTGCTTCAAAAAACCTTCTAGGACTCATCAATCAGTTATTGGAATTTTCCAGTTTGGCATCTGGGCAGGAAAAATTTGAACGGGTTCCTTTCAATCCCGGCAATTTGATTAATGAGGTGGCTTTTTTATGTAAGACCCTGATCAACGGGAAGAACGTTGCACTTTTGGTGAACTATGACGAACGTATTCCAAAAAACCTTTTGGGAGACCCCTCCAAATTGTCCCAGATCTTATTGAACCTCATGGGAAATGCGGTGAAGTTTGTGGAAGAAGGGGAAATACAATTGAAAGTCAACCTAAAGGAGGAGAAAAGCAAACGGTTGTTCCTGGAATTCATTATCAGCGATACCGGAGTAGGAATTGCCAACGAAAACCTCAAGCATATTTTTGAGAGCTACAAACAAGCAGAACCCTCAACGAAACTGAAATATGGAGGTTCCGGTCTTGGATTAAGTATTGTTAAGGAAATCATTGAAAAACAGCATGGCTGTATAGCCGTTTCCAGTACATTGGGTATTGGCACCACCTTTAAGGTTGTTTTACCTTTTGACAAGGTGGTCTCCATCCCTGCACCATCCGACCCCAAAGATTTGGAGGACAACTTTGATATTTCCAAAAAGGCCATATTGGTATTTGAGGATGATGCACTTACCCAAAGATTAATGCGGAACAGGTTGGAGCAGTGGGGGTGTAAACCCTACATAGCCGAAAATGAAGTCTATGGTCTGCAACTCTTAAAAAATCACAATATCGATCTTGTCCTTTTGGATATGCACCTTCCTGGTTCAAATGGTTTGGAGATCGTTAAAAGGATTCGAAAGAACAAGGAATACGCGAATTTGCCCATTATTATCCTTTCCGGTGATGCCTACAGCCATAAAGAGGATGTATTCCATGATCTGGGAATCAATGACTTTATCCTTAAACCCTACAATTCTGATGAATTGCGCGAGAAAATATATTCCAGTAGTCAACATAGGAATCGGGAAGTTGCGCATACAGCTTCTAAAAAAGAATACAGCGAAGCACGTACCAAACCAATTGACCTTGATCTGTTGTTACAGGAATGTTTAGGTAAAACGGAACTCTTGGATGAGCTTGTACGGTTGTTTGAGCAAAATATCCTGGAATTTATCGGGAAGACCAAAATGTATTTACAAAGCGGAAATTTACAGGGCGTGGGATTCGCTGCACATAAGATAAAATCGTGCTTAAAGATGTTACATGCCAATAGGCTGATCGCCATTTGCGAAGAGATGATCTTGGAATGTAGGACAACCAATAATATCGAACATCTTAAAGGGCTTTTTGAAGATTTCGTAAGCGAATACCCCAAAATTGAGAAAGCCATGGAAGAGGAGATAAGACGAATTAAACACGAGCTGTAAATGGATAAGCGAAAACTCCTTTTGGCAGAAGATGACCAAATGTTGGCTTCACTCTTAAAATATCGTCTTGAGCGCGATGGTTATGAGGTTGTTATTGAGTTTGATGGTAGGTCGGTAAAGGAAAACCTTGAAGTTGCCATACCCGATATTGTTATTTCGGATATCATGATGCCCTATTTTTCTGGAATAGAATTGGTGGATTATGTTCGGAACCAACTGAATTCGGATGTGCCAATTATTTTGATTTCAGCAGCATCAAACGATGAAAATATAGTAAGTGCCTTTGAAATGGGAGCGAACGATTTTATTGCAAAGCCGGTTAGCCCATCTGAATTGATGGTAAGGGTTTCAAGGGAAATCAAAAGACATTATTGCACATAAATAAATTAACATACCAAATCTTAACCATTCTGGGCATCCCAAAAATCCATACAGACCTACTTTGGGACCTGACCTTTTTATTTTTGGTCCTGGGAGGACTTTATTTTGTTTTTGTATTCTTTTTTAGGAACAAGTTGTCCCGGCTAAGGTTAAAAACAAAAGGAAAACGCCAGGAACTGGCACCCATAATCAGTAATTTTTTGTTCCATAGTCCAGAAGACCCAAAGGATGAACAGAAGGAATATGTACAATTAAAAATTAGGATTAGGGAATACCTGAACGATCGGTCCTTTAGAAAAATCATTTCCCAAATCCTTTTTGATCTACAAAAAGACGTGGCCGGTGGTACCAGGGAGCGTTTATTTAAACTGTACAAACAACTGGAACTTCATCATGATTCCTTTCAGAAACTGGAAAGTTGGCGTTGGGAAACCGTTGCCCAAGGCATTTTGGAACTCTCTGAAATGGAAGTTGAAGAATCCTATCAATTAATTCAAAAGTTTATCAATGACCGCCGGAGTGTAGTACGTAAACAAGCGGAACTGGCTACCGTGGGATTGCGAAAGGATGGCATAGATTTTTTATTGGATACTACCAGGCACTCCATTAGTGAATGGCAACAGTTAAAGCTCATTGAGACCTTGGGGAAAATAAAAAACTACCGGCCTCCCCAATTCAAAGCCTGGTTATTGTCCCAAAATAAGGATGTGGTCCTTTTTGCCCTTCGTCTCATAAAGCATTACAACCAAAAAGGGGCCGAAGCCTCAATCAAGGAATTGGTAAAGCACAAGAACGACGAGATAAAAACAGCGGCCATACAGTGTATTGTCGATTTCAACTTTGTGAGTGCATTAGGCACGCTCAAAAAGGTGTTTTGGAAAAGCTCCAACATGGTCAAAATCAACATTCTCAATGCGGTAGCTTCTTTGGGGTCTGCATATGATATTCTGTTTTTGGAAGAAGTAGCCTCAAAGGAAAGCAGTTTCATTATCGTTGGGAAAGCACAAAGTACCATAAATACCATAAAGCCGGAGACGGTCTTACCATCCAAGGATATCCTAAAGGTATCCCATGATGAAGGTAAAAAAGGGTCTTTTTCCAAAATGGATGAAGAAGATACCGAGAACAAGGTCGATGCTATTGAAGTTACCTATGAGGAAGTGTTGCAAAGCCCTCCAGAAACCATTGAGGTTGAGGACATAGAGTTTTACGACGCCATGGAGATACCCGAGCCCAAGAATAAAACGCAACCGGTTGAACCCATAAGCCCTACGTTTGAGTTACAACCGATTGAAGAGGGTTATGGAAATTCAATAGATCAGTTGTTGGGGGTATTGCCACCCATTGGCGAGGATTTGGATTCCAGCGCTTTGGTAAAAGGTTATGACAGTATTTCGGATTTGGAAAAATCGCAACTTGTGGAGCGATTGGAGGAATTTGCCGATGAACGGGAACTTCCATTATTGGAGCATATTGCGGAAAATGAGTCCAACTCGGAACTGCGTTTCAAAGCTTTTAAGGCAATGCAGTCAATTAAGCAAAGTGTTCCTATGGATAAGGGAGGGAATCTTCCAACAAAGGGAACGGAACTACCATTGGAGCAACAAAGCATTTTTTATGCCCTTTACCAGTACGCTTCGGACTTGGATTCCAAACTCATTCTCTTAAAGGAACTAATGGATGTTGGGGATGAAAAGGAAATACCATTTCTAAAAGGTCTTTTGGCCATATCCCATGGCGCCCTCTTAAAAACCGTGCGTAAGGCCCTCGATAAACTCGAAAATAGGATTTTGGTACAAGAAGTAAACTTGTCCGATGAACCGCCTGAAGCTCCAAAGGAAATGGATGGTAATGGGAATACGGAGCGTGTTCAAAACGAGGAGGGGCAGAAAAGGGACTTGGAAGATGACGAACGTATTCCTTTGGAGCTTTTGTTCCTGTATGAGGAACTTGGAATAAAAGCTGCCAAAAAGGAAGGACAGGATACGTTCCCATTTGATTTTGAACTGTCCGAAGAATTCTTCCTGGAGGGTTCCACGGACACGCAAAACGAAAAAAAAGATCATGAATAGTGGGGTATTTGACATATTTGTAGAGTACATGAACATTATTTTTTTAGTGTTCTCCACAGTGCTGTTCTCCATGTTCAGTATTATGGGTTATCTATCCGCCCGTAATTCCATCCACTATCGAAACAAAAACAGTTTTGGGGATTTGTCCAAGGTAATGGCATCACCTTTGGCCCCCTCCATAACCATTATAGCCCCGGCATTCAATGAAGGGATGACCATTGTGGAAAAT
The sequence above is a segment of the Muricauda sp. SCSIO 64092 genome. Coding sequences within it:
- a CDS encoding response regulator transcription factor; the encoded protein is MDKRKLLLAEDDQMLASLLKYRLERDGYEVVIEFDGRSVKENLEVAIPDIVISDIMMPYFSGIELVDYVRNQLNSDVPIILISAASNDENIVSAFEMGANDFIAKPVSPSELMVRVSREIKRHYCT
- a CDS encoding ATP-binding protein; the protein is MDTRELLTQLEKLEYGLDSFSFTELKSSEASRLKKSFESFKIGLEEKVFGMPAGLVESEKTTGGYDQVATESRLIANVSHEIRTPLNGIIGFLDLLKETPLSHHQNELVNAMDGASKNLLGLINQLLEFSSLASGQEKFERVPFNPGNLINEVAFLCKTLINGKNVALLVNYDERIPKNLLGDPSKLSQILLNLMGNAVKFVEEGEIQLKVNLKEEKSKRLFLEFIISDTGVGIANENLKHIFESYKQAEPSTKLKYGGSGLGLSIVKEIIEKQHGCIAVSSTLGIGTTFKVVLPFDKVVSIPAPSDPKDLEDNFDISKKAILVFEDDALTQRLMRNRLEQWGCKPYIAENEVYGLQLLKNHNIDLVLLDMHLPGSNGLEIVKRIRKNKEYANLPIIILSGDAYSHKEDVFHDLGINDFILKPYNSDELREKIYSSSQHRNREVAHTASKKEYSEARTKPIDLDLLLQECLGKTELLDELVRLFEQNILEFIGKTKMYLQSGNLQGVGFAAHKIKSCLKMLHANRLIAICEEMILECRTTNNIEHLKGLFEDFVSEYPKIEKAMEEEIRRIKHEL
- a CDS encoding HEAT repeat domain-containing protein; translated protein: MHINKLTYQILTILGIPKIHTDLLWDLTFLFLVLGGLYFVFVFFFRNKLSRLRLKTKGKRQELAPIISNFLFHSPEDPKDEQKEYVQLKIRIREYLNDRSFRKIISQILFDLQKDVAGGTRERLFKLYKQLELHHDSFQKLESWRWETVAQGILELSEMEVEESYQLIQKFINDRRSVVRKQAELATVGLRKDGIDFLLDTTRHSISEWQQLKLIETLGKIKNYRPPQFKAWLLSQNKDVVLFALRLIKHYNQKGAEASIKELVKHKNDEIKTAAIQCIVDFNFVSALGTLKKVFWKSSNMVKINILNAVASLGSAYDILFLEEVASKESSFIIVGKAQSTINTIKPETVLPSKDILKVSHDEGKKGSFSKMDEEDTENKVDAIEVTYEEVLQSPPETIEVEDIEFYDAMEIPEPKNKTQPVEPISPTFELQPIEEGYGNSIDQLLGVLPPIGEDLDSSALVKGYDSISDLEKSQLVERLEEFADERELPLLEHIAENESNSELRFKAFKAMQSIKQSVPMDKGGNLPTKGTELPLEQQSIFYALYQYASDLDSKLILLKELMDVGDEKEIPFLKGLLAISHGALLKTVRKALDKLENRILVQEVNLSDEPPEAPKEMDGNGNTERVQNEEGQKRDLEDDERIPLELLFLYEELGIKAAKKEGQDTFPFDFELSEEFFLEGSTDTQNEKKDHE